In Candidatus Bathyarchaeota archaeon, one genomic interval encodes:
- a CDS encoding acylphosphatase has product MVKVRAHVFVSGRVQGVFFRYETKRLAIRFRVCGWVRNLFDDRVEAVFEGEKENVERLIEFCRRGPPGARVTGVAVVWEDYKGEFEGFRTRYRG; this is encoded by the coding sequence ATAGTGAAGGTTAGGGCTCATGTTTTTGTGAGTGGTAGGGTTCAGGGCGTTTTCTTTCGGTATGAGACCAAGCGTTTAGCTATTAGATTTCGCGTTTGTGGTTGGGTTAGAAACCTGTTTGACGACAGGGTTGAGGCCGTTTTTGAGGGGGAGAAAGAGAATGTGGAGAGGCTTATAGAGTTTTGTAGAAGAGGGCCTCCAGGAGCTAGGGTGACTGGTGTGGCGGTTGTGTGGGAGGATTATAAGGGGGAGTTTGAAGGGTTTAGAACTCGATATAGAGGATGA
- a CDS encoding GMP synthase: protein MQEFNPQEFVNKQVAEIRKVVNGEKALIAVSGGVDSTTCAVLTHCALGENLLCVTIDDAFMRTGEPERIAQLLSQPPLNLPIKILNVQKHFLSTLEGLRDAEEKRKAFRETFYKTLSETAKKESFRFLVQGTIRADVDETTKGIKTQHNVLSQMGISPVERYGFQLIEPLVSIYKPQVRQVARHLGIPSELSERQPFPGPGLSVRVVGQNRADKLGSLKKATAIAEENLAKHRPDQYFATIIDNEDKSHHPRLTHIREIIAQYLNVPSRHVFVKVFQDKATGMKGGVRHYGEIVAVKVQTTNDSVHQPPILNLIGLQTKIITANPSFTRVLYAVQETSQKQPYVITIRAIQTHDFLTAEVSDIPWTTLSQTAQKILEVCSNVSCVYYDVTPKPPATIEME, encoded by the coding sequence TTGCAAGAGTTTAACCCTCAAGAATTCGTAAACAAACAGGTAGCAGAAATTAGAAAGGTAGTTAACGGCGAAAAAGCTCTCATCGCAGTTTCAGGAGGCGTCGACAGCACCACCTGCGCTGTACTCACTCACTGCGCCTTAGGAGAAAACCTTCTCTGCGTAACCATTGACGACGCTTTCATGCGAACAGGAGAACCCGAAAGGATCGCTCAGCTACTATCTCAGCCTCCCCTGAACCTGCCAATAAAAATACTAAACGTTCAAAAACATTTCCTAAGCACACTGGAAGGGCTACGCGACGCCGAGGAGAAGCGAAAGGCATTTCGAGAAACCTTCTACAAAACTTTGAGCGAGACCGCTAAAAAAGAGAGCTTCCGATTCCTCGTACAAGGAACCATCCGCGCAGATGTCGACGAAACTACCAAGGGCATAAAGACTCAGCATAACGTGCTATCACAGATGGGAATCAGCCCCGTCGAACGGTATGGCTTCCAACTCATTGAACCTCTAGTGTCTATTTACAAGCCACAGGTAAGACAGGTGGCAAGACATCTGGGGATTCCCTCAGAACTATCTGAACGCCAACCATTTCCAGGCCCAGGGCTCTCCGTGCGAGTTGTCGGGCAGAACAGAGCTGACAAGCTGGGGTCGCTGAAAAAAGCTACTGCCATAGCTGAGGAAAACCTAGCAAAACATCGGCCAGACCAATACTTTGCAACGATCATTGACAACGAAGATAAGTCACACCATCCAAGACTAACGCACATACGAGAAATAATAGCCCAATATCTTAATGTTCCATCAAGACACGTCTTTGTGAAGGTTTTTCAAGATAAAGCGACTGGTATGAAAGGTGGTGTGCGGCACTACGGAGAGATTGTCGCAGTTAAAGTTCAGACAACAAACGACAGTGTTCATCAGCCACCCATTCTGAACCTAATCGGCCTCCAAACAAAAATCATTACGGCAAATCCGTCCTTTACCCGAGTCTTATATGCTGTTCAAGAAACGTCGCAAAAACAACCCTACGTGATTACCATACGAGCAATCCAAACGCACGATTTCTTAACCGCCGAAGTGTCTGATATCCCTTGGACAACCTTAAGTCAAACTGCCCAGAAAATTCTTGAAGTCTGCTCAAACGTATCGTGTGTCTATTACGACGTGACGCCGAAGCCGCCGGCAACCATCGAAATGGAATAA